A genomic window from Anoplolepis gracilipes chromosome 6, ASM4749672v1, whole genome shotgun sequence includes:
- the LOC140667324 gene encoding uncharacterized protein, whose product MDFFEVMKNRDVVTDEAETTEYFEKTQEIRTQYESQYEYNQKITSESTKNILDQSLILKGRVTTLADIESSNKKTYDYENFKIEYEQQLEYNMKHGKVLNYTEREELEDTPKEALKRIINLKRSKNCTKEELSQIGIKALECLLYDYQRVKDITHVNKILSRTWLVLKIWLLIYICLAIPCWCQRGWCCCCFRCKFCFPQKKIIFTKQYYTMNPPGTFVKDLKKEKDMRELIKYEVTEDEYNAYKTFETAIKNI is encoded by the exons ATGGATTTTTTCGAAGTAATGAAGAACAGAGACGTTGTAACTGATGAAGCAGAAACAACAGAATACTTTGAGAAAACGCAAGAAATACGTACGCAATATGAGTCgcaatatgaatataatcaaaaaattacaagtgaaagtactaaaaatattttggatCAATCTTTAATTCTGAAAGGAAGAGTTACTACTCTCGCAGATATTGAAAGTTCCAATAAAAAGACGTACGATTATGAGAATTTCAAAATAGAATACGAACAGCAGCTGGAATATAACATGAAACATGGGAAGGTATTGAATTATACTGAGAGGGAAGAATTGGAAGATACTCCGAAAGAagcattaaaaagaataataaacttGAAAAGATCCAAGAACTGTACGAAAGAAGAGCTAAGTCAGATTGGAATTAAGGCATTGGAATGCCTTTTATACGATTATCAGCGCGTAAAGGATATAACGCATGTAAACAAGATTTTGTCAAGAACGTGGCTAGTTCTCAAAATTTggctattaatttatatttgtctaGCAATCCCCTGTTGGTGTCAAAGAG GATGGTGCTGCTGTTGTTTTCgttgtaaattttgttttccacaaaaaaaaattatattcacaaaacaatattatacaatgaATCCACCTGGCACTTTTgtgaaagatttaaaaaaagagaaagatatgagagaacttattaaatatgaagttACTGAAGAtgaatataatgcatataaaacATTCGAaactgcaataaaaaatatataa